A portion of the Streptomyces platensis genome contains these proteins:
- the recF gene encoding DNA replication/repair protein RecF (All proteins in this family for which functions are known are DNA-binding proteins that assist the filamentation of RecA onto DNA for the initiation of recombination or recombinational repair.), with the protein MHVSHLSLADFRSYARVEVPLDPGVTAFVGPNGQGKTNLVEAVGYLATLGSHRVSSDAPLVRMGAERAIVRAAVVQGERQQLIELELNPGKANRARINRSSQVRPRDVLGIVRTVLFAPEDLALVKGDPGERRRFLDELITARSPRMAGVRSDYDRVLKQRNTLLKTAALARRHGGRQMDLSTLDVWDQHLARAGAELLAQRLDLIAALRPLADKAYDQLAPGGGPLALEYRGSAGEAMADATTREDLYGVLLAALGEARKQEIERGVTLVGPHRDDLVLKLGQLPAKGYASHGESWSYALALRLASYDLLRAEGNEPVLVLDDVFAELDARRRERLAELVAPGEQVLVTAAVDDDVPGILAGARYAVADGAVEKVTP; encoded by the coding sequence ATGCACGTATCGCATCTGTCCCTCGCCGACTTCCGCTCGTACGCCCGGGTCGAGGTGCCGCTTGATCCGGGCGTCACGGCTTTCGTGGGCCCCAACGGGCAGGGCAAGACCAATCTGGTCGAGGCGGTCGGCTATCTCGCCACGCTCGGCAGCCACCGGGTCTCCTCGGATGCCCCGCTGGTGCGGATGGGCGCCGAACGGGCCATCGTCCGGGCCGCGGTCGTCCAGGGCGAGCGGCAGCAGCTGATCGAGCTGGAGCTCAACCCGGGCAAGGCGAACCGCGCCAGGATCAATAGGTCTTCGCAGGTCAGGCCGCGGGACGTACTGGGGATCGTGCGGACGGTGCTGTTCGCGCCGGAGGATCTGGCGCTGGTCAAGGGCGATCCGGGGGAGCGCCGCCGGTTCCTGGACGAGCTGATCACCGCGCGCTCGCCGCGGATGGCCGGGGTGCGCTCGGATTACGACCGGGTCCTCAAGCAGCGCAACACCCTGTTGAAGACCGCTGCGTTGGCGCGGCGGCACGGCGGCCGGCAGATGGATCTGTCCACCCTCGACGTATGGGACCAGCATCTGGCCCGCGCGGGCGCCGAGCTGCTGGCGCAGCGGCTCGATCTGATCGCCGCGCTGCGGCCGCTCGCGGACAAGGCCTACGACCAGCTGGCGCCGGGTGGCGGTCCGCTGGCGCTGGAGTACCGCGGTTCGGCGGGCGAGGCGATGGCCGATGCCACCACCCGCGAGGACCTGTACGGCGTGCTGCTGGCGGCGCTCGGCGAGGCCCGTAAGCAGGAGATCGAGCGCGGGGTGACGCTGGTCGGCCCGCACCGCGACGATCTGGTGCTCAAGCTGGGCCAGCTCCCGGCGAAGGGCTACGCCAGCCACGGCGAGTCCTGGTCGTATGCGCTCGCGCTGCGGCTGGCGTCGTACGACCTGCTGCGCGCCGAGGGCAATGAGCCGGTCCTCGTCCTCGACGACGTCTTCGCCGAGCTGGACGCGCGCCGCCGCGAGCGGCTGGCGGAGCTGGTGGCCCCGGGCGAGCAGGTGCTGGTGACGGCCGCGGTGGACGACGATGTGCCGGGCATCCTGGCCGGGGCGCGCTACGCGGTGGCCGACGGCGCCGTGGAGAAGGTGACCCCGTGA
- a CDS encoding DUF721 domain-containing protein produces the protein MSEEQPERPKAPELSGVDLARQALVAAKEQARARGAAAQQKKQARRGGLRSGARADGRDPLPLGAAINRLITERGWETPAAVGGVMGRWPQLVGPEVAQHCEPQKYDEDARVLTVQCDSTAWATQLRLLAPTLVARLNEDLGHGTVKVIKVLGPGGPARRYGSLRAPGSKGPGDTYG, from the coding sequence GTGAGCGAGGAGCAGCCCGAGCGGCCCAAGGCCCCGGAGCTCTCCGGGGTGGATCTGGCCCGTCAGGCGCTGGTGGCCGCGAAGGAGCAGGCGCGGGCGCGGGGCGCGGCCGCGCAGCAGAAGAAGCAGGCCAGGCGCGGCGGCTTGCGCTCGGGGGCGCGGGCGGACGGCCGCGATCCGCTGCCGCTGGGTGCGGCGATCAACCGGCTGATCACGGAACGCGGCTGGGAGACCCCGGCGGCGGTCGGCGGGGTGATGGGGCGCTGGCCGCAGCTGGTCGGGCCCGAGGTGGCGCAGCACTGTGAGCCGCAGAAGTACGACGAGGACGCCCGCGTGCTGACGGTGCAGTGCGATTCGACGGCGTGGGCGACACAGCTGCGGCTGCTGGCCCCGACGCTGGTGGCCCGCCTCAACGAGGACCTGGGGCACGGCACCGTGAAGGTGATCAAGGTGCTGGGTCCCGGTGGTCCGGCACGGCGCTACGGATCGCTGCGCGCACCGGGCAGCAAGGGCCCCGGCGACACCTACGGATGA